A window of the Bacteroidota bacterium genome harbors these coding sequences:
- a CDS encoding ribonucleotide-diphosphate reductase subunit beta, whose protein sequence is MQTTYTLGDRTFILDGDKAEAALASKRVINGRETLAFNLLPLRYAWAYDLYRTMKANHWEPEDVPMHKDAAQWRGDDQSDVDRWINPMAMGDFSAAEGNVGENNLHVVREHVTA, encoded by the coding sequence ATGCAGACCACCTACACCCTCGGCGACCGGACGTTCATCCTCGACGGCGACAAGGCCGAGGCCGCCCTCGCGAGCAAGCGCGTCATCAATGGCCGCGAGACGCTCGCCTTCAACCTCCTCCCCCTCCGGTACGCCTGGGCCTACGACCTCTACCGGACGATGAAGGCCAACCACTGGGAGCCCGAGGACGTCCCGATGCACAAGGACGCGGCGCAGTGGCGCGGCGACGACCAATCGGACGTCGACCGCTGGATCAACCCCATGGCGATGGGCGACTTCTCGGCGGCCGAGGGGAACGTCGGCGAAAACAACCTCCACGTCGTCCGCGAGCACGTCACGGC